The following nucleotide sequence is from Gymnodinialimonas sp. 202GB13-11.
GCAAGAGCGTCGAATGTGCCGTGGGGGGATATCTGAGGGTCGGCCACCGTTTCCACGCGCGGCAAGTTTGGGGTCGGTGTCCAGCGTCCCATTGTGTTTCCGACATTGGAAAACCGGGGCGAGGTGGGTTGCCCCATGCGGCGCTTGGAAAAGATCTTCTCGCCGCCGCGCCGCGTCTCAAACAGGGTGTCCATGGACCCCACAGTCTCGGACGTTCCAAGAAACAGCAGGCCCGTTGATTTCAGGGCATAGTGGATGCGGTGCAGAACCCGGTTCTGAAGCGAGGTGTTGAAGTAGATCAACACATTGCGAAGGCTGACGAAGTCCACGTTCAGGAACGGCGGATCGTGGAAGATATTGTGCATCGAAAACAGCGTGATGGCGCGCAGTTCCGGCACCACTTCGATCCGTCCTTCATGGACCTTGAAGTAGGTCTCAAGGATATGCTCGGGGATGTCAGAGGCCGCCGTGATCGGATAGCTGCCGCGGCGCGCCATCTCCAACGCTCTGTCGTCGATATCGGTGGCAAATATCTGCACCCGCGCTTTGCGGAGCTTTTCCAATCCGCCCATCGCCTCAGAGAGCATGATGGCGATCGAATAAGCCTCTTCACCGGTCGCGCACCCGGCGACCCACAGCCGCAGCTGACCCACCTCCTTACCGCCAACAAGTCGCTCGAACTCGCCGTGCAATTGCTCGAACTGGGTCTGGTCGCGGAAAAACCGCGTCACCGAGATCAAAAGATCTCTGAACAACGCGTCGACTTCTTCGGCGGAGGTGCGGCAGAAGTCGACGTAATCGTCATAGTCATTGATATCGAGCGCGGCCATGCGCCGGTTGATGCGACGCGTGACCGTGGTTTCCTTATAGTCTCGGAAGTCGACATTGGTGCGGGCCAGAAGGATCTGAAAGATATCCGACAGCTTGCTGGGACGCTCATTGAGGCGGCGCAGTTGTGAGAAATCCCGCGTCTGGGTCAGGATTTTTGTCAGATGCTGCCCGATCTGCTCCGGTGACAGGGTCAGGTCGATGCAGCCGGTTTCAGCGGCCGAGGCGGGCATACCATCGTATTTTGCGGTCGCCACGTCTTGCGCGATTGTGATGCCACCGGCCTCGCGGATGGCCTGCACGCCGTAGCTGCCGTCGCTGCCCGTGCCCGAAAGCACGACCCCCACGGTCCGCTCCCCCACCTCTTCTGCAATGGATTTGAAAAGCCGGTCCGCCGAAGGCTTGGGGGAGGCAGGGTGCCCGCTTGGCTCGACGAGTTTCAACACCCCATCCTTCAGGACCACATCGGAATTCGGCGGCGTGATGAAGATGGTATTGGCGATCGGTTCGGTTGTTCCGTCCAGCTCCACCACTGGCAAGGGCGTCTCACGTGAAATCAGCGAGGTCAGTAGGCTTTTGTGTGTCGGCGACATGTGTTGCGCCAGAACGTAGACCGCATTCGCATCCGGGGGCAGGTTCTGCACCAGCGACGAGGCCGCCTCTAGCCCCCCGGCCGAGGCTGCAATGCCCACGAAGTAGAGTGTCTCATCCAGAGACTTTGTTTCTGTTTCAGACATCCAATTGCTCCGAAAGGCGCGCAACTTCAGGCACGGGTCTTACAGAGAATGCTAGAGGGTCCGGGCCACTGGAACAACAGCGTCAAACGGTGCAAAGGGCCGATAAATAAGGCAAAACCTCACATGGTATAGGGCATTTTCGCCACACTCAGCGGGGTTCGAACGTCAGCGTCCCTGTCAGGCGCTGGGGGCCCAATGCCTGCATCTCGACAACCAGCGCCCCGCCGCTGCCCGGCCCAAAGGCGACGCCCTGCCCGTCGGGCGAGGCCAGATCCACGCGCGTGTCCGATGCGCCGCCGGAAACCGCCAATGTCGCATTTTCCGTGCCGGAAAACACAACCTGACCCGATGCCGTGCTGCCGGGTATGGCGATTTGCCATTGGCCCTGAAAACGCCCTTGAACCGTGGCACATCCTAGGGTGCCGACCCAATTCGTGGCCCCCTCTGCTGCTGCGTCCAGTGTGCACCTGATGCGCAACTGCGCACCATCGGGCGCGGTCAGGCGCGCATTGGTGCGCCATTCCCCGGAAAGCCATGCGGGCACTTCTGCCATGGCAGCGACCGGCAGGGCGGACATAATGACGGCAAGAGCAAGCTTTTTCATCTTTTCACCATTCGGATCAGGGACGGCAGAAATCCTAGGTCAACGATCAACGCCATCCAGAGCGAGAAGATCACAAACGCGCCAAATACCGGTAAACTTGCCGTGGCACTGAAGACCGTTGCGATGAACCCCAGCGACATGATGAGCGTGGAGGCGACCATGGGCGGCCCGGCATGGGTCAGCGCATCAGCCAGCCTTGCGTCTCGGTCGCCCTTCGATAACCGCCAGCGGTTCAGGAAGTGAATGGTGTCATCCACCGCGATCCCGAAGGCCACGGTCAGCGCAAATGCGACGGTCATGGTCATGCCCTGGCCCGTCACAACCAGCGCGGCTTCAATCGCCATCATCGGCAAGGCGCTTACGCCGGTTGCCAGCACCGCCAGCACGATGGACCGCTGCGAGACCGCCACAACCAGCAGGATCGCACCCAAGGCGATGTAAAAGCTCATCCGCATGCTGGCGACGGTTTCCGGCACCACCTCATGCGACAGAAGCGATTGTCCCGCCAGCGTGGTCACGTCAGCCAGGCCAGCCTCGTCCAGCGCGGCCGATAGCGCATCCAGTTCCGCTCCAAACCGGTCGGGTGCCGTGCCAAGGGGCAGCAGAACAGGCAGGGCGACGGAAAGATCATCCCCCGCCCGGAACCGTTCCGGCACTTGCGGCGCACCGTCTGTGGAAGTGGCATTGCCGCTCAACGCGATCTCCGCCACGCGCGACAGACGGTCTGCATCAGCCTCGGACAGGCCGGGGGTGCCATCCGTATCTGCGACTTCAACAAACAGCGAGGCGGACCCAAGGCTCTCCGCCTCCATAAACGCCAGATCCGCGCCTAAGGGGCTCGTGTCGCGCACATGCTCCGATAGAGAGAAAGACGGCTCCGACCGGTTCAGCGTCGGCAACAGGGCCAGCACCACAACGCCGCCGATGATGACCGCGCGCATCGGATGGCGCAGGCCCGCTCGTGCTGGCACGAGAAAGCTGGAAAAGCCCCGCAGATCCGGCAAGGCATCATTTGCCAGCAGGCGGGCGAGCACCGGGAAGATCAGGCAGACGGAGGCAAAGCCACAGCCCACCGCCACTGGCCCCCAGATGGCGAGGCCCAGAAGCGCGTCTGTGCCGACAAACGCGAAACTACCAAGGGCGAGGGCCGATGTCAGCGACGTCATGAAGGCGGCTGGCAGAACCTCACGTATCGCCCGCTCCAGCCCCATGCCGCGTTCCCGGCTGGCGTAGAACAGGTGCAACGTGTCTGCGAAGGCCAGAACCATCACCAGTGTCGGCAAAGTCGCCAGCCAAGGGTCCAGAGACCGTCCGAACCATCCCAACAGGCCCGTGAACCAAAGCACGCCACAGATCGACGGGACCGCGCAGATCAGGATTGCGCGGAATGAGCGGACGATAAGCCAGCCGACGAGAATGCAGATCAGAACCGCCAAGGGCGTTACGACCGCCTGGTCGCGGATCAGGCTGGTAGAAATCTGTCGCTCCACGGCTTGTTGGCCCACCGCGCGCACGTCGAGCGGTTGGGATGCGTCGATCAGCGGGGGAAGCATCTCGGCCAAAGTGCCCGGCTCAACGCCGCTCGCAGCGATAACATGGAGGAGGGCGGCAGACCTGTCAGAAGCCACAAGCGCCCCCGCCGCATCGCCTGCCGCAAAGTAGCTGGCGAACCGATCCTCCAGCGCGGCGTCTGGATCGGCAAGGATCAGCGGGGTTGTTACCCCTTCCGCCAGGATGGAAAAGAGGCTGACAACCTCGGCCACACCATCGGTGAATTGCAGATCGAGGATCAGGTTTTCCAACGCCTCAAACGCCTCTGGGTCGGCCAGGTCATCGGCTCGCACCAAGAGCGCTTCATCAGCCACGCCCAGACCGAACCGGTCCTGAAAGCGTTCGTAAGCAAGATAGCCCGCGCTGTCGCCTTCCAGCGCGCTGATCACGTCCGCCTCGACCTGCAGATCGCGCGCGCCGATGACCGCAAGGACGGTCAGAACCAGCGCCAGACAAGCGGCCAGATAGGTTTGCGGCGTGCGTGTCGGGGCCGCTGTCGTGTCGCTCATGCCTCTAGCCTGTTGTTTCTTCGCTGCATCACGCGCCGCACCTGTTGGTGCAAGTGGGGGCATTCTCCGTTGACGGCAGATAGGGCGCAATGCCCAATTGGCGAGTTACCAGACCATCGGATTGAAATGACAGATTTGACAAACCGCCTTGCCACTTTGCGTGTGGGTCGTGGGTTGGGCTTGCTTCAGCAGGTCGCGGAAGATGAGGCGTTGACGGGCCGCGAGATTACGTTGGCCGGTCGACAGATGATGTCTTTCGCCTCCTGCTCATACCTCGGGCTTGAGATGGAGCCTGCGCTCAAGGCCGGTGCCATCGCGGCGACGGAAGCCTATGGCACGCAATTCTCCGCCTCACGCGCCTTCCTGTCGGCCCCGCCTTACGCGGAGGCTGAGGCGCTGTTGGCAGAGATCACCGGGCGGCCATCGCTGTTGGTGCCGTCCACCTCCCTCGGGCATCAGGCGGCTTTGCCGTTGCTGGTGGGGGAGGATGATCTGGTGCTGATCGACGTGCAGGCCCATGCCAGCCTGCATGTGGCCGCGAACCTGCTGAAAGCGCAGGGCGTTTGCGTACAAACCGTCGGCCATAGCGCGCCCGACCATGTCGCGCGAAAGCTGCGATCCAGCGATGCGCCGCGTGTATGGCTTTTGGTGGATGGCATCTATTCCATGATCGGCGATGTTGCCCTGTTCGCGGCGTATGACAGGCTGCTGGCCGAAGATGCGCGGCTGCGCCTCTATGTCGATGATGCCCATGCAACGGGATGGTGCGGGGATCGGGGGCAGGGATTAGCCCTGCAACACTGGCCGGATCATGCGCGTGTTGTGGTTGCTTTGTCGTTGAACAAGAGCTTCGCCTGCGCGGGTGGATGTCTTGCCCTCGCCGATGAAGAACAAGCCGAGGCGGTGCGTGCCTTCGGCCCGGCGATGACCTTTTCCGGCCCCGTTCAGCCGCCGATGCTTGGGGCCATTCTGGCCTCCGCTCGCTTGCATCTTGGGGCGGGCCTCGCCGCGCGTCAGGACAAGCTGCGAGGATTGATTGCGCATTTTAATGCCGGTGCCGTGGCGCGGGGCCTGCCCTTGGCCTGCGCGCA
It contains:
- a CDS encoding aminotransferase class I/II-fold pyridoxal phosphate-dependent enzyme, with amino-acid sequence MTDLTNRLATLRVGRGLGLLQQVAEDEALTGREITLAGRQMMSFASCSYLGLEMEPALKAGAIAATEAYGTQFSASRAFLSAPPYAEAEALLAEITGRPSLLVPSTSLGHQAALPLLVGEDDLVLIDVQAHASLHVAANLLKAQGVCVQTVGHSAPDHVARKLRSSDAPRVWLLVDGIYSMIGDVALFAAYDRLLAEDARLRLYVDDAHATGWCGDRGQGLALQHWPDHARVVVALSLNKSFACAGGCLALADEEQAEAVRAFGPAMTFSGPVQPPMLGAILASARLHLGAGLAARQDKLRGLIAHFNAGAVARGLPLACAHETPMRYMRIGDIGRTATIATALQDAGYFMATVAPPAVAARDVGLRMTLTTHHKMADIDGLLNALSDALDGSIPAAAE
- a CDS encoding chemotaxis protein CheB, with amino-acid sequence MSETETKSLDETLYFVGIAASAGGLEAASSLVQNLPPDANAVYVLAQHMSPTHKSLLTSLISRETPLPVVELDGTTEPIANTIFITPPNSDVVLKDGVLKLVEPSGHPASPKPSADRLFKSIAEEVGERTVGVVLSGTGSDGSYGVQAIREAGGITIAQDVATAKYDGMPASAAETGCIDLTLSPEQIGQHLTKILTQTRDFSQLRRLNERPSKLSDIFQILLARTNVDFRDYKETTVTRRINRRMAALDINDYDDYVDFCRTSAEEVDALFRDLLISVTRFFRDQTQFEQLHGEFERLVGGKEVGQLRLWVAGCATGEEAYSIAIMLSEAMGGLEKLRKARVQIFATDIDDRALEMARRGSYPITAASDIPEHILETYFKVHEGRIEVVPELRAITLFSMHNIFHDPPFLNVDFVSLRNVLIYFNTSLQNRVLHRIHYALKSTGLLFLGTSETVGSMDTLFETRRGGEKIFSKRRMGQPTSPRFSNVGNTMGRWTPTPNLPRVETVADPQISPHGTFDALARVVAKNGFIVTRSGEMVRVFGDISPFTQMTENAPLWIGVRNLRKPLRDEITGLCATALKNKQRRSGRWHTLEGEGFNEVRAVCYPLPSVDHGEDHILVGIETRTKASQIDVLESLSEDEQRNYIRQMEQEISQTREALQQTVEELQTSNEELQSINEEMQSTNEELQATNEELETSNEELQSTNEELITVNEELQVNSAELQRVSTELGATLDVVPFPVLVIDQALIVRRASQAAIDRFKINDLPKTGIHLSQCYLPDDTAQLTSICNEVFRLREEQTHYFQIDGVDMRLSVTPFLNQAEEVLGVVATLVEDGQRE
- a CDS encoding RND family transporter, which translates into the protein MSDTTAAPTRTPQTYLAACLALVLTVLAVIGARDLQVEADVISALEGDSAGYLAYERFQDRFGLGVADEALLVRADDLADPEAFEALENLILDLQFTDGVAEVVSLFSILAEGVTTPLILADPDAALEDRFASYFAAGDAAGALVASDRSAALLHVIAASGVEPGTLAEMLPPLIDASQPLDVRAVGQQAVERQISTSLIRDQAVVTPLAVLICILVGWLIVRSFRAILICAVPSICGVLWFTGLLGWFGRSLDPWLATLPTLVMVLAFADTLHLFYASRERGMGLERAIREVLPAAFMTSLTSALALGSFAFVGTDALLGLAIWGPVAVGCGFASVCLIFPVLARLLANDALPDLRGFSSFLVPARAGLRHPMRAVIIGGVVVLALLPTLNRSEPSFSLSEHVRDTSPLGADLAFMEAESLGSASLFVEVADTDGTPGLSEADADRLSRVAEIALSGNATSTDGAPQVPERFRAGDDLSVALPVLLPLGTAPDRFGAELDALSAALDEAGLADVTTLAGQSLLSHEVVPETVASMRMSFYIALGAILLVVAVSQRSIVLAVLATGVSALPMMAIEAALVVTGQGMTMTVAFALTVAFGIAVDDTIHFLNRWRLSKGDRDARLADALTHAGPPMVASTLIMSLGFIATVFSATASLPVFGAFVIFSLWMALIVDLGFLPSLIRMVKR